One Purpureocillium takamizusanense chromosome 1, complete sequence genomic window carries:
- a CDS encoding uncharacterized protein (EggNog:ENOG503PHMF~SECRETED:SignalP(1-18~SECRETED:cutsite=ASA-AV~SECRETED:prob=0.8212)) — translation MLSLNVLAVAVIATGASAAVITPRLAHQADFRVFGATGCKEKNLGIWTVIEGDVKPGECKGLNGDDVHSITNVDILKGCSLFAFTDDKCTTEKHPLEVGKCTNSDSGFKAWTISCE, via the exons ATGCTCTCCCTCAAcgtccttgccgttgccgtcatcgccacgggcgcctctgcggccgtcatcacccCCCGATTGGCACACCAGGCCGATTTCCGCGTGTTCGGGGCCACCGGCTGCAAGGAGAAGAATCTCGGCATCTGGACCGtcatcgagggcgacgtcaaGCCCGGCGAGTGCAAGGGCCTGAACGGCGATGATGTACACTCCATCACCAACGTCGACATCCTCAAGGGCTGCTCCT TGTTTGCATTCACCGACGACAAGTGCACAACTGAAAAGCACCCGCTCGAGGTGGGCAAGTGCACCAACTCCGATTCCGGTTTCAAGGCATGGACCATCTCGTGCGAATAA
- the BGL4 gene encoding Beta-glucosidase (SECRETED:SignalP(1-18~SECRETED:cutsite=ADA-ST~SECRETED:prob=0.8879)~COG:G~CAZy:GH3~EggNog:ENOG503NVBN), translating into MKPLSLVAAALLAAVADASTIGEDHKALDARAKLAYSPPHYPSPWMDPQAHGWEDAYAKAKAFVSQLTLLEKVNITTGTGWMSGPCVGNVGAVPRLGLKALCMQDGPLGLRFSDYNSAFPVAVTSGATWSKHLWRDRGKAMGEEAKGKGVDVLLGPVAGPIGRAPEGGRNAEGFGADPYLQGQALASTSVGIQEAGVVACAKHYIANEQEHFRQAGESHDRGFNISESLSSNIDDKTMHELYAWPFADAVKAGVGSIMCSYNQINNSYGCQNSKLLNGILKGEMGFQGFVMSDWQAQHAGAATAAAGLDMTMPGDTSFNTGYSYWGGNLTLGVINGTVPEWRIDDMVMRIMAAYFKVGRTLENQVPTNFNSWTRDSYGWEDQAAQENWGLINQQVDVRANHANHIRESAAKGTVILKNSGVLPLTKPKFVAVVGEDAGPNPKGPNGCPNRGCDDGTMAMIWGSGTSEFPYLITPDNALQAQAIKDGTRYESVLTNYAWAETKALITQPNVTAIVFANAGGGEGFIDLDGNAGDRKNLTLWKNGDDLIKNVSSVNPYTIVVLHTAGPVLVTDWYNNPNITAIVWAGMPGQESGNSLTDILYGKTSPGRSPFTWGPTRESYGTDVMYKPNNGDDAPQDDFTEGVFIDHRHFDKVAPKKGDKGAPIYEFGFGLSWGEFKYSQLSVQKHNVRPYQPTTGKTIKAPEFGNFSTDLKDYAFPKGIRYIYQWIYPWLNTTTSGKAASGDPYYGKTAKEFLPPGAIDGSPQPRQGASGAPGGNRQLWDVLYTVNCIITNTGSRTSDEVPQVYVSLGGKGEPVRVLRGFERIERIAPGQSVQFRAELTRRDLSNWDVDSQNWVVTKEPKTVFVGSSSRNLPLKARLD; encoded by the exons ATGAAGCCGTTGTCTcttgttgcggcggcgctgctggctgccgtggccgaTGCCTCGACCATTGGCGAGGACCACAAG gccctcgatgCTAGAGCCAAGCTCGCCTACTCGCCGCCTCATTACCCTTCGCCATGGATGGACCCCCAGGCCCACGGGTGGGAGGACGCCtacgccaaggccaaggccttTGTCTCCCAGCTGACACTGCTGGAGAAGGTCAATATTACTACCGGCACAGG ATGGATGAGCGGTCCTTGTGTCGGCAACGTCGGTGCCGTGCCCCGCCTGGGGCTCAAGGCTCTGTGCATGCAGGATGGGCCGCTTGGCCTGCGCTTCTCAGATTACAACAGTGCGTTCCCGGTGGCCGTCACGTCGGGCGCCACCTGGAGCAAGCACCTGTGGCGCGACCGCGGCAAGGCcatgggcgaggaggccaagggcaagggcgtcgaTGTGCTGCTCGGTCCCGTTGCCGGCCCCATTGGCCGTGCCCCCGAAGGCGGCCGCAATGCCGAGGGCTTCGGTGCCGACCCGTATCTGCAGGGCCAGGCTTTGGCCAGTACGTCGGTGGGCATCCAGGAGGCTGGTGTTGTTGCCTGCGCCAAGCACTACATCGCCAACGAGCAGG AGCACTTccgccaggccggcgagtCCCATGACCGCGGGTTCAACATTTCCGAGTCCCTCTCGTCCAACATCGACGACAAGACCATGCACGAGCTGTACGCGTGGCCctttgccgacgccgtcaaggctgGTGTGGGCTCCATCATGTGCTCGTACAACCAGATCAACAACTCGTACGGCTGCCAAAACTCCAAGCTCCTCAACGGCATCCTCAAGGGCGAGATGGGCTTCCAGGGCTTTGTCATGAGCGACTGGCAGGCCCAgcacgccggtgccgccaccgccgccgccggtctcGACATGACCATGCCCGGCGACACCTCCTTCAACACGGGATACAGCTACTGGGGTGGGAACCTGACCCTCGGTGTCATCAACGGTACCGTCCCCGAGTggcgcatcgacgacatggtgATGCGCATCATGGCTGCCTACTTCAAGGTCGGCAGGACCCTCGAGAACCAGGTGCCCACCAACTTCAACTCGTGGACCCGCGACAGCTACGGGTGGGAGGACCAGGCCGCCCAGGAGAACTGGGGCCTCATCAACCAGCAGGTCGACGTCCGCGCCAACCACGCCAACCACATCCGCGAGTCGGCCGCCAAGGGCACCGTCATCCTCAAGAACTCGGGCGTGCTGCCACTCACCAAGCCCAAgtttgtcgccgtcgtcggcgaggacgccggccCCAACCCCAAGGGCCCCAACGGCTGCCCCAACCGCGGCTGCGATGACGGCACCATGGCCATGATTTGGGGCTCCGGCACCTCCGAGTTCCCCTACCTCATCACTCCCGACAATGCGCTGCAGGCCCAAGCCATCAAGGATGGTACCCGGTACGAGAGCGTCTTGACCAACTACGCCTGGGCGGAGACCAAGGCCCTCATTACCCAGCCCAACGTCACCGCCATTGTCTttgccaacgccggcggcggcgagggcttcaTCGACCTGGATGGCAACGCCGGTGACCGCAAGAACCTGACGCTGTGGAagaacggcgacgacctcaTCAAGAACGTCTCGTCCGTCAACCCCTACACAATCGTCGTCTTGCACACGGCTGGCCCCGTCCTGGTCACGGACTGGTACAACAACCCCAACATCACCGCCATTGTCTGGGCCGGCATGCCCGGACAAGAGTCGGGCAACTCTCTCACGGACATCCTCTACGGGAAGACGAGCCCCGGCCGATCTCCCTTCACCTGGGGCCCGACGCGCGAGAGCTACGGCACCGACGTCATGTACAAGCCcaacaacggcgacgacgcgccgcaaGACGATTTCACCGAGGGCGTCTTCATCGACCACCGCCACTTCGACAAGGTGGCGCCCAAGAAGGGCGACAAGGGCGCTCCCATCTACGAGTTCGGCTTCGGCCTCTCCTGGGGCGAGTTCAAGTACTCGCAGCTCAGCGTGCAGAAGCACAACGTCCGCCCCTACCAGCCCACGACGGGCAAGACCATCAAGGCCCCCGAGTTCGGCAACTTCAGCACCGACCTTAAGGACTACGCCTTCCCCAAGGGCATCCGCTATATTTACCAGTGGATCTACCCGTGGCTCAACACGACCACCTCGGGCAAGGCGGCCTCGGGTGACCCGTACTacggcaagacggccaaggagtTTCTCCCGCCCGGTGCCATCGACgggtcgccgcagccccgACAGGGCGCCTCGGGCGCGCCCGGCGGTAACCGCCAGCTGTGGGACGTGCTGTACACAGTCAACtgcatcatcaccaacaccGGGTCCCGCACGTCGGACGAGGTGCCGCAGGTGTACGTGAGCTTGGGTGGCAAGGGCGAGCCCGTGCGGGTGCTCCGTGGCTTTGAGCGCATCGAGCGCATCGCGCCCGGCCAGTCGGTACAGTTCCGCGCCGAGCTGACGCGCAGGGATCTGAGCAACTGGGACGTGGATAGCCAGAACTGGGTCGTCACCAAGGAGCCCAAGACAGTGTTTgtcggcagcagctcgaggaaTCTGCCCCTGAAGGCGAGGTTGGATTAG
- a CDS encoding uncharacterized protein (COG:S~TransMembrane:3 (i81-102o108-129i141-159o)~EggNog:ENOG503P6QZ) encodes MAASINALLTIVGLDPAKNYSYLTVPVALYVCLVPHYLAVVDAGADTVYDNAAPRSFHDNVRRDTSIDKLRKARILRLEGASINGFETLGFFAAGVLAANHAGLETEALNALSVGYVLARVAFVAAYAGIRNRRLSWARTLVWNLASLASVALWVKAGLKVAGGK; translated from the exons ATGGCCGCTTCCATCAACGCCCTCCTCACCATCGTCGGGCTCGACCCGGCAAAGAACTACTCGTACCTTACC GTCCCCGTAGCGCTCTACGTGTGCCTCGTGCCGCACTacctggccgtcgtcgacgccggcgccgacaccGTCTACGAcaacgccgcgccgcgctccttCCATGACAATGTCCGCCGCGACACCTCGATAGACAAGCTC CGCAAGGCCCGCATCCtccgcctcgagggcgcctCCATCAACGGCTTCGAGACGctcggcttcttcgccgccggcgtcctcgccgccaaccacgCCGGGCTCGAGACCGAGGCGCTCAACGCCCTCAGCGTCGGCtacgtcctcgcccgcgtcgccttcgtcgccgcctacGCCGGCATCCGCAACCGCCGCCTCTCGTGGGCGCGCACCCTCGTGTGGAACCTCGCGTCCctcgccagcgtcgcccTGTGGGTCAAGGCCGGGCTCAAGGTTGCGGGCGGCAAGTGA
- a CDS encoding uncharacterized protein (EggNog:ENOG503PA8H~COG:E~SECRETED:SignalP(1-21~SECRETED:cutsite=ISQ-FF~SECRETED:prob=0.4218)), with amino-acid sequence MLSYVIGLVAIVLFLGSPISQFFFPQHNHSERPEWTPRPALDETLLALEAPNDTRLDCPSDAYSTRILSREPLVLYVEGFLSADERQHLLNISEPLFEPSTITHRDKDTNRDVSIRDSVVAMVPRTPQVRCIEARARALQGWRKDVYIERLRTQRYGPGGHYAHHFDWGASVQGWGRVSSFMVWVDASDGLEGGGTEFPLLQPRGEAGPPWCGLVDCGSNGTLPRAESGEDQRPYGTVFRPRAGNAVYWENFRADGTGYDETWHAGLPVTKGVKVGLNIWSFGRIL; translated from the exons atGCTCTCCTACGTCattggcctcgtcgccatcgtcctcttcctcggcagcCCCATAAGCCAATTCTTCTTCCCGCAGCACAACCATTCCGAGCGGCCCGAATGGACCCCGAGaccggccctcgacgagacgctgctcgccctcgaaGCTCCCAACGACACCCGACTCGACTGCCCGTCCGACGCGTACTCGACCCGCATACTAAGCAGGGAGCCGCTCGTGCTGTACGTCGAGGGGTTTttgagcgccgacgagcggcaGCATCTACTCAACATTAG TGAGCCGCTGTTCGAGCCGTCCACCATCACGCACAGGGACAAAGACACGAACCGCGACGTCTCTATCCGCGactccgtcgtcgccatggtgcCACGCACGCCCCAGGTCCGGTGCATCGaggctcgcgcccgcgccctccaGGGGTGGCGCAAAGACGTCTACATCGAGCGGCTGCGCACGCAGCGTtacggccccggcggccacTACGCGCACCACTTCGACTGGGGCGCCAGCGTCCAGGGATGGGGCCGAGTGAGCAGCTTCATGGTGTGGGTCGACGCCTCGGACGggcttgagggcggcggtaCCGAGTTCcccctgctgcagccgcgtggcgaggccggcccGCCCTGGTGCGGGCTCGTCGACTGCGGGAGCAACGGGACGCTGCCGCGCGCCGAGAGTGGTGAGGACCAGCGGCCGTACGGAACCGTGTTCaggccgcgcgcgggcaaCGCCGTGTACTGGGAGAACTTTCGCGCGGATGGCACAGGATATGACGAGACGTGGCACGCCGGGCTGCCCGTGAccaagggcgtcaaggtcggACTCAACATCTGGAGCTTTGGCAGGATTCTGTGA
- a CDS encoding uncharacterized protein (COG:S~EggNog:ENOG503P8N9~SECRETED:SignalP(1-18~SECRETED:cutsite=ALA-AT~SECRETED:prob=0.7230)), with amino-acid sequence MKSTIALCLVAAVVPALAATPLERAVFARQDTKLSCSDVGEKPCGNACIPLTYTCCPDQKGGCPATSVCQLGDNKVYGCCPVGKTCNGDATVTTNTLTLSRTNTLTDSVTQTLTNTDDTVPTDTASETETGTATDEPQPTLTDTVTPSASLPGGTITSVPVPTGGNGTAAPPTTSTTAVITAGAATHGLSAMGGLLAGIAAFLF; translated from the coding sequence ATGAAGTCGACCATCGCCCTCTGTCTCGTTgcggccgtcgtccccgccctggccgccacgccccttgagcgcgccgtcttcgcccgcCAGGACACAAAGCTCTCCTGCAGCGACGTGGGCGAGAAGCCGTGCGGCAACGCCTGCATCCCCCTCACCTACACCTGCTGCCCGGACCAGAAGGGCGGGTGCCCCGCCACGTCCGTCTGCCAGCTGGGCGACAACAAGGTCTACGGCTGCTGCCCCGTCGGCAAGACCtgcaacggcgacgccaccgtcaccaccaacacccTCACCCTGAGCCGCACCAACACGCTCACCGACAGCGTCACCCAGACCCTGACTAACACCGACGACACCGTCCCCACGGACACTGCctcggagacggagacgggtACTGCCACCGATGAGCCCCAGCCCACCCTGACGGACACCGTCACCCCCTCGGCCAGCCTCCCTGGCGGCACCATCACGTCTGTCCCCGTCCCGACTGGTGGCAACGGCaccgctgcgccgcccacgacctCGACCACGGCCGTCATCACTGCCGGTGCTGCCACCCACGGGCTGTCGGCCATGGGCGGTCTGCTTGCCGGTATTGCCGCCTTCCTCTTCTGA
- the BGL4 gene encoding Beta-glucosidase (COG:G~SECRETED:SignalP(1-21~SECRETED:cutsite=AAA-NI~SECRETED:prob=0.3204)~CAZy:GH3~EggNog:ENOG503NVBN): MQLIVAAFAGTIASCLGIAAANIQIPLQALDARAKLAYSPPHYPSPWMDPQAHGWEDAYAKAKAFVSQLTLLEKVNITTGTGWMSGPCVGNVGAVPRLGLKALCMQDGPLGLRFSDYNSAFPVAVTSGATWSKHLWRDRGKAMGEEAKGKGVDVLLGPVAGPIGRAPEGGRNAEGFGADPYLQGQALASTSVGIQEAGVVACAKHYIANEQEHFRQAGESHDRGFNISESLSSNIDDKTMHELYAWPFADAVKAGVGSIMCSYNQINNSYGCQNSKLLNGILKGEMGFQGFVMSDWQAQHAGAATAAAGLDMTMPGDTSFNTGYSYWGGNLTLGVINGTVPEWRIDDMVMRIMAAYFKVGRTLENQVPTNFNSWTRDSYGWEDQAAQENWGLINQQVDVRANHANHIRESAAKGTVILKNSGVLPLTKPKFVAVVGEDAGPNPKGPNGCPNRGCDDGTMAMIWGSGTSEFPYLITPDNALQAQAIKDGTRYESVLTNYAWAETKALITQPNVTAIVFANAGGGEGFIDLDGNAGDRKNLTLWKNGDDLIKNVSSVNPYTIVVLHTAGPVLVTDWYNNPNITAIVWAGMPGQESGNSLTDILYGKTSPGRSPFTWGPTRESYGTDVMYKPNNGDDAPQDDFTEGVFIDHRHFDKVAPKKGDKGAPIYEFGFGLSWGEFKYSQLSVQKHNVRPYQPTTGKTIKAPEFGNFSTDLKDYAFPKGIRYIYQWIYPWLNTTTSGKAASGDPYYGKTAKEFLPPGAIDGSPQPRQGASGAPGGNRQLWDVLYTVNCIITNTGSRTSDEVPQVYVSLGGKGEPVRVLRGFERIERIAPGQSVQFRAELTRRDLSNWDVDSQNWVVTKEPKTVFVGSSSRNLPLKARLD, translated from the exons ATGCAATTGATCGTCGCCGCATTTGCGGGCACGATTGCGTCTTGTCTGGGAATTGCCGCGGCTAACATTCAGATTCccctgcaggccctcgatgCTAGAGCCAAGCTCGCCTACTCGCCGCCTCATTACCCTTCGCCATGGATGGACCCCCAGGCCCACGGGTGGGAGGACGCCtacgccaaggccaaggccttTGTCTCCCAGCTGACACTGCTGGAGAAGGTCAATATTACTACCGGCACAGG ATGGATGAGCGGTCCTTGTGTCGGCAACGTCGGTGCCGTGCCCCGCCTGGGGCTCAAGGCTCTGTGCATGCAGGATGGGCCGCTTGGCCTGCGCTTCTCAGATTACAACAGTGCGTTCCCGGTGGCCGTCACGTCGGGCGCCACCTGGAGCAAGCACCTGTGGCGCGACCGCGGCAAGGCcatgggcgaggaggccaagggcaagggcgtcgaTGTGCTGCTCGGTCCCGTTGCCGGCCCCATTGGCCGTGCCCCCGAAGGCGGCCGCAATGCCGAGGGCTTCGGTGCCGACCCGTATCTGCAGGGCCAGGCTTTGGCCAGTACGTCGGTGGGCATCCAGGAGGCTGGTGTTGTTGCCTGCGCCAAGCACTACATCGCCAACGAGCAGG AGCACTTccgccaggccggcgagtCCCATGACCGCGGGTTCAACATTTCCGAGTCCCTCTCGTCCAACATCGACGACAAGACCATGCACGAGCTGTACGCGTGGCCctttgccgacgccgtcaaggctgGTGTGGGCTCCATCATGTGCTCGTACAACCAGATCAACAACTCGTACGGCTGCCAAAACTCCAAGCTCCTCAACGGCATCCTCAAGGGCGAGATGGGCTTCCAGGGCTTTGTCATGAGCGACTGGCAGGCCCAgcacgccggtgccgccaccgccgccgccggtctcGACATGACCATGCCCGGCGACACCTCCTTCAACACGGGATACAGCTACTGGGGTGGGAACCTGACCCTCGGTGTCATCAACGGTACCGTCCCCGAGTggcgcatcgacgacatggtgATGCGCATCATGGCTGCCTACTTCAAGGTCGGCAGGACCCTCGAGAACCAGGTGCCCACCAACTTCAACTCGTGGACCCGCGACAGCTACGGGTGGGAGGACCAGGCCGCCCAGGAGAACTGGGGCCTCATCAACCAGCAGGTCGACGTCCGCGCCAACCACGCCAACCACATCCGCGAGTCGGCCGCCAAGGGCACCGTCATCCTCAAGAACTCGGGCGTGCTGCCACTCACCAAGCCCAAgtttgtcgccgtcgtcggcgaggacgccggccCCAACCCCAAGGGCCCCAACGGCTGCCCCAACCGCGGCTGCGATGACGGCACCATGGCCATGATTTGGGGCTCCGGCACCTCCGAGTTCCCCTACCTCATCACTCCCGACAATGCGCTGCAGGCCCAAGCCATCAAGGATGGTACCCGGTACGAGAGCGTCTTGACCAACTACGCCTGGGCGGAGACCAAGGCCCTCATTACCCAGCCCAACGTCACCGCCATTGTCTttgccaacgccggcggcggcgagggcttcaTCGACCTGGATGGCAACGCCGGTGACCGCAAGAACCTGACGCTGTGGAagaacggcgacgacctcaTCAAGAACGTCTCGTCCGTCAACCCCTACACAATCGTCGTCTTGCACACGGCTGGCCCCGTCCTGGTCACGGACTGGTACAACAACCCCAACATCACCGCCATTGTCTGGGCCGGCATGCCCGGACAAGAGTCGGGCAACTCTCTCACGGACATCCTCTACGGGAAGACGAGCCCCGGCCGATCTCCCTTCACCTGGGGCCCGACGCGCGAGAGCTACGGCACCGACGTCATGTACAAGCCcaacaacggcgacgacgcgccgcaaGACGATTTCACCGAGGGCGTCTTCATCGACCACCGCCACTTCGACAAGGTGGCGCCCAAGAAGGGCGACAAGGGCGCTCCCATCTACGAGTTCGGCTTCGGCCTCTCCTGGGGCGAGTTCAAGTACTCGCAGCTCAGCGTGCAGAAGCACAACGTCCGCCCCTACCAGCCCACGACGGGCAAGACCATCAAGGCCCCCGAGTTCGGCAACTTCAGCACCGACCTTAAGGACTACGCCTTCCCCAAGGGCATCCGCTATATTTACCAGTGGATCTACCCGTGGCTCAACACGACCACCTCGGGCAAGGCGGCCTCGGGTGACCCGTACTacggcaagacggccaaggagtTTCTCCCGCCCGGTGCCATCGACgggtcgccgcagccccgACAGGGCGCCTCGGGCGCGCCCGGCGGTAACCGCCAGCTGTGGGACGTGCTGTACACAGTCAACtgcatcatcaccaacaccGGGTCCCGCACGTCGGACGAGGTGCCGCAGGTGTACGTGAGCTTGGGTGGCAAGGGCGAGCCCGTGCGGGTGCTCCGTGGCTTTGAGCGCATCGAGCGCATCGCGCCCGGCCAGTCGGTACAGTTCCGCGCCGAGCTGACGCGCAGGGATCTGAGCAACTGGGACGTGGATAGCCAGAACTGGGTCGTCACCAAGGAGCCCAAGACAGTGTTTgtcggcagcagctcgaggaaTCTGCCCCTGAAGGCGAGGTTGGATTAG